A genomic region of Candidatus Schekmanbacteria bacterium contains the following coding sequences:
- a CDS encoding glycosyltransferase family 39 protein produces the protein MLRHKSDSNIFYGPSFFGLLFAAFLLRLIALMAGRSWKIPVTLEYGQIADNIIAGKGFAFDFYGLRNGAELKSFFPPFYPYLMVFSRETFDHPYLYLLILQIILSVITCALIFFISREFFSRRASLIAMGLASFYPPFIISSATSFYPLTCDIFMIALSVLLIIRCSKNFSMPVALYAGVSLGIMTLSYPQALIFIPFAILYWRMNKSSYVLRKGLILVCLYIIIIIPWCIRNYQEHGRITNISTNGGFNFWMGNNPFTMDTGWDVDVEAYKKYIGGREPDPAVTRKDVPDKIKSPAEFQSFVTSRTRAYLPNEIRERVGDISETELESLLYKAGIDYVLDEPLLYVKRVATKCFYFWIYRPPEGRKPAFASFPGNVIYIVHYMFLFPLAAGGIYVSRKKWRELSFIFFILILFTALYANFFVLSRYRWLIDGFLMVLAGAFLDNVVENRDQHCINL, from the coding sequence TTGCTGAGACATAAAAGTGATTCCAACATCTTTTACGGCCCATCATTTTTTGGCCTTCTCTTTGCCGCTTTTTTGTTAAGGCTTATCGCATTGATGGCCGGCAGGTCATGGAAGATCCCTGTTACCCTTGAATATGGACAGATCGCTGACAATATAATAGCAGGGAAAGGTTTTGCCTTTGATTTTTACGGGTTAAGGAACGGAGCTGAGTTGAAATCTTTTTTCCCGCCCTTCTATCCTTATCTTATGGTTTTTTCCCGTGAAACCTTTGACCATCCCTATCTGTATCTTCTGATTTTACAAATTATCCTATCAGTCATCACCTGTGCTCTGATTTTCTTTATCAGCAGGGAATTTTTCAGCAGGAGGGCTTCATTAATAGCAATGGGGCTTGCCTCGTTCTATCCTCCATTTATTATTTCATCTGCCACATCTTTTTATCCTTTGACATGCGACATATTCATGATTGCGCTTTCTGTTTTGTTAATTATCAGATGCAGTAAGAATTTTTCCATGCCGGTTGCCCTCTATGCAGGAGTATCGCTTGGCATAATGACTTTAAGCTATCCCCAGGCTTTAATTTTCATCCCATTTGCTATTTTATACTGGCGTATGAACAAAAGCAGCTATGTATTGAGGAAGGGGTTAATACTCGTTTGTCTATACATCATAATAATCATTCCCTGGTGTATTCGAAATTATCAAGAGCATGGAAGGATTACCAATATTTCTACCAATGGCGGGTTCAATTTCTGGATGGGCAATAACCCTTTTACAATGGATACAGGCTGGGATGTAGATGTGGAGGCATATAAAAAATATATCGGAGGAAGAGAGCCTGACCCCGCTGTAACCCGGAAAGATGTACCGGATAAAATCAAGTCGCCCGCAGAGTTCCAGTCATTTGTGACGAGCAGGACACGTGCCTATCTTCCAAATGAGATAAGAGAGAGAGTAGGAGATATTTCGGAAACAGAGTTGGAAAGTCTTTTGTATAAGGCAGGAATTGATTATGTTTTAGATGAACCTTTATTATATGTAAAGAGAGTGGCAACAAAGTGTTTTTACTTCTGGATATACAGACCTCCCGAAGGGCGAAAACCCGCCTTCGCCTCTTTCCCAGGGAATGTAATTTATATAGTTCATTATATGTTCCTTTTCCCTCTTGCGGCTGGCGGAATATATGTAAGCAGAAAAAAATGGAGAGAGCTGTCATTTATCTTTTTTATACTAATTTTGTTTACGGCATTATATGCTAATTTTTTTGTACTAAGCCGCTACAGGTGGCTCATAGACGGGTTCCTCATGGTGCTGGCGGGGGCTTTTCTCGATAATGTGGTGGAGAACCGGGATCAACATTGTATAAATTTGTAA